A single window of Vigna unguiculata cultivar IT97K-499-35 chromosome 1, ASM411807v1, whole genome shotgun sequence DNA harbors:
- the LOC114163272 gene encoding auxin-responsive protein IAA20: MGKHSSSSSSSISSSSNHHHLLISTASSLTQELPTDLSLGLSISAAHRGGSSLSRGHWRQPQHPLVNISQGAEVNDCNDHSSFFVKVYMEGIPIGRKLNILAHGGYYELVRTLEHMFDTTILWGTEMNGVQPERCHVLTYEDEEGDLVMVGDVPWEMFLSTVKRLKITRVDTFGC, from the exons ATGGGAAAGCACTCtagttcttcttcctcctccatcagcagcagcagcaaccaccaccaccttcTCATTTCCACTGCATCATCTCTCACACAAGAGCTTCCCACCGATCTCAGCCTTGGACTCAGCATTTCCGCCGCTCATCGTGGTGGCTCTTCTCTTTCAAG GGGGCATTGGCGACAACCACAGCACCCTCTGGTGAACATTTCACAAGGTGCTGAAGTGAATGATTGCAACGACCATAGCAGCTTCTTTGTGAAGGTCTACATGGAAGGCATTCCAATAGGAAGGAAACTCAATATACTTGCTCATGGAGGCTATTATGAGTTAGTGAGGACTCTTGAACACATGTTCGACACTACCATTCTTT GGGGAACAGAGATGAATGGAGTGCAACCTGAGAGATGCCATGTACTAACATACGAAGATGAAGAAGGGGATTTGGTGATGGTTGGAGATGTTCCTTGGGA GATGTTCTTATCCACAGTGAAGAGATTGAAGATAACAAGGGTAGACACATTTGGGTGTTAA